The genome window GCAATTCCTTAAGTCCTTTTGGAACGGCACTTGCATCAACATCGAAGTAAAGAGCAGCGTACATGGAGCCATCTGCATTATTAATAGGGTAGATCAGTGTGGTCCAAGTTCCGTACTCGTCCGTGTAGAAATCACTGAAAGCAGGCTTCCCGTCCTTTTTCATCTGTTCCAGCACCACAACGTTATTTTGAGGTAGAGGATACATGGCACCTGCGGGCAGATTACCTTCCTCAAATGGTTGCAACAGGTTCGTTGGAATGGCGATGATGGACGTTCCGTCTCCTTCTTCAAGTTCTGAACCGAAAATGTACGCCTGTGCGATATTTGGATAGAACTCATGGATGGAATCAAGGTAAGCTTTCATTTCCTGCTGTACAGGACCGGAGTAGCTTTTTTCCTTAGCCGCTTCTGCCACTTTGGCAGTGTCGAGATCATCGTACCATTTCTGGGTGATGACGGTAGCCTGGTCGTGCAGCTGTTCAACCAGAATGTTTTTCTGCAATTGATATGCGGCAGTGATCAGGATTACACCAATCAACGTGATACTGCCGAATGAAATCACCAAATTTTTGATAAAGAAAGGCATGGTACTCCAGCGAAGCTTATTAAACAAGATGGTTCACTCCTTCTACAAATATGAAAATACACTATACCTGGATGGGGTGCTATACGCTATGTAATCTAACGAATATTTAGTTGGAAATGATTATCGTGCAACTTCTATAATTCTTATTTTTACTGTGGTTACGTGACATTCTCTTATGATGCAGTGTGCTTCTTGCATTGTTACAAGTTCTACTTCACTTATAGGACCCCCAGGTAAGTTACTTCGTAGAATATATCGTTATAAAGTCATATTAATATTAGCTTTTCGTGCAAAAATGGTTCTAAGGTACTGGTTCTGTGGGCGTGTTTTTCGTTTTCGATCTTTATTATTACGTTTGTTAATGCAAGGTCAGAAGGACTGAAACATGATATAACAAGACGTTGGATTGATGACTAATTTCAAAATAAACGGGACTCCCCTTTCATAAAGGGGACCTTTTGGGTTTGTTTGCCATGACCTAAAGAAAACACAAGAGAACGAAAAGACAGTCCATTGTTGCCCTTATGCAGGAGCGCTAAGATAAAGTTGTTAAAGCGTTTACATTATGGATTGAAGGGAGCTTAACTCGGATGCCAGAAATTACGATCAGGCTGTATGAAGGCAGGACGGATGAGCAAAAGCAGGAGATAGTGGAGGTGTTCACACGCGAGCTCTCGCGTATTATCGACCGTGAGCCGAATTATATTTCCGTTGAATTTAATGAAATCCCATGGGACGAGAACGTTCCTGATAATTTGAGAGCCATGCAAACACAGAAGCAGGGAGGGGAGAAGACGTGAAGCCGACGGATATCGTGCCACCAAGCCGGGGAACAACCGGACTTCACTCGTCTGGTCTGGGCACCCGGCTCGGAGATACAGGACGTTATCTGTGGCGATACCGGATCCTATATCTGCTCTCCGTACCGGGTATCCTGTATTTTTTCCTCTTCAAATATGTGCCTCTCTTCGGCTCCATCATTGCCTTTCAGAACTACAACATTTTCAAAGGTATCACCGGCAGTGATTGGGTAGGATTGGAACATTTCCAGAAGATGTTCAGCCATTATGACTTTTTGCGAATTCTCAATAATACACTTCTGCTTGGACTATATGATCTGGTAATTGCATTCCCGGTACCGATCTTACTGGCCATTCTGCTAAATGAAGTACGGATGATTGTATTTAAGCGGTTGCTGCAAACGATTGTATACATGCCTCACTTTCTATCCTGGGTCGTTATTAGCGGAATTTTCATGGGCATTTTCTCGATGGATGCCGGGGTGGTGAACAAGGCACTTGGGTTTCTGGGGATGCAACCAATCTACTTTCTTGGAGAAGACTCGTATATTCGTTCCATTCTGATTGGTTCCGGCATCTGGCGTGACTCCGGGTATGGAACGATTATTTTCCTGGCAGCCATTGCCGGCATCAATCCCGATCTGTATGAGGCGGCAGAGGTGGATGGAGCCGGACGTTTGAAGCAAATATGGTCGATTACCCTGCCATCCTTGCTGCCGACGATTATGATCCTGCTCCTGCTGCACATTGGGAAGTTCCTCGATCTGGGCTTTGAGCGTGTGTTTGTATTCCTGAATCCGCTCAATCTGGAATCGGGTGAAATTCTCGATACGTATATTTACAAAGCCGGGCTTCTCTCACAGCAATACAGCTATACAACGGCCATCGGATTGTTCAAGTCGGTCGTGGGTTTGATGCTTGTTCTACTCGGTAATTTCTTCAGCAAAAAAACAACCGGCGAAAGCCTGTATTAGGAGGCGAGCTCTATGCGTACCCCCAGTGTCCGTTACCGTATATTTCGCATTGGTAATCTCGTTTTTCTAACGCTGCTCTCGTTGACGATGATTCTGCCTTTCATTAATGTGCTGGCCCAATCACTCAGCAGCTCGGAAGCGATCATGGGTGGAAAGGTTAGCTTCTGGCCTGTTGATTTTACCTGGATCAATTATGAATATGTATTCGGGGATGCTGCATTCTGGCGGGCATTTGCGGTATCGGTTGGGGTGACGCTGTTCGGGACGCTAGTCAATCTTGCTGCAACGGCATCTCTTGCGTATCCTGTGTCTCGTCCCGAGTACAAGGGACGCTCTCTCGTTGTCATGTTTGTTCTGGTAACCGTCGTATTCTCGGCGCCGCTCATTCCGAACTTTATCCTGATGAAGGAACTGCATCTGGTCAACAATCCACTGGTGCTGATTGTGCCGGGAGCGATTAATGCCTTTAATTTCTTCGTTATGCGCTCGTTCTTCGCACAGCTGCCGGGTGAGCTGATTGACGCTGCTCGTATCGATGGCTGTGGAGAATTCGGTATCATCTGGCGTATCGTCATCCCATTGTCCAAACCGGCCATGGCATCACTCGGTATTTTCTATGCGGTAGGCCACTGGAATGCGTATTCCACGGCGCTCTATTATCTGAATGATCCGGCCTGGTGGCCGATCCAGGTAACACTCAAGAAGCTGTTTGAAAGTGACGATATTTCCGTCGATCCAGGTTCTGCCGTCTATAGCACCCTTGCGCATACATCGCCGGAAGGCATCAAAATGGCAACCATTATTATCGCCACCTTGCCGATCATTATCATTTACCCTTTCCTGCAAAAGCATTTTGTAAAAGGAATCATGGTCGGCTCCGTCAAATCTTAAGTACAAGCAACATACAGATCTGACGGAAACGGGGGAATGGCGATGTTCAGAATCTTGATTACGGACGATGAGCCCATGATTCGAATGGGTCTGGCGAAGATGATCAAACAAGCGGGACTGTTCGACTGTGAGATTCGGCAGGCTGCACATGGGGAAGAAGCTCTCCAGATGATGGGAGACTTTCGGCCGCACATCCTGTTTACGGATATCCGCATGCCAACGATGGACGGTATTGAACTATGCCGTCGTTTATCCGAGCAAGGCAGTACGATACGCATTATTGTGGTTTCCGGTTATTCGGACTTTGAATATGCAAGAGCCTGTATGGATTATGGGGTAAAGCGATATTTGCTGAAACCTGTGGGAAGACAGGAGCTTCATGAACTGCTGCTCAAATTGCTGGCATCCGAAGAGGATAAACCTACGGTTTCTCTTGTACCCGTGAGGGAGCTGAACGATTGGGCGATGCGTCTGGAAGAGGCGATATGGGAGCTAAGGCAATCCGATGTGACGGAGTTGCTCGCAGCATGGTCAGATCGTTATCCGGCATATGCCCTGATGCCTGAGCAGACAGCGGAGCTTTTTCAGGAATTGCTGGAATTGATTGTAGCCAGAATGAATGCACGGGGAAACGGAACGATGAGTACGTCCAGCCAGATTAATGAAAGCGCTTCCTCAAAAGAGTGCTTCAAGGCTCTGGGCAACGAAATCCAGATGTTGATGAAAACGATCAAGGAAAAGCGCAGCGGCAAGCGCAAGCATCCGGTGGAAGAAGCTAAGGCTTATCTGGAACAGCATTTGCGCAGGGAAGTGTCACTGGACGAGATTGCCGCCAAGTTGGGACTGAACCCGTCCTACTTCAGCCAACTGTTTAAACAGACGACAGGTCAGACCTTTATTCAATACCGGATACGCAGCAAAATGGAACTGGCCAAACGCATGCTGGAACAGCCGGGCAACCGGATTACGGATATATCCTACGAAGTGGGGTATGCGGATCATCCCCATTTTACCAAGACATTCAAGAAGATTACCGGACTGACCCCGTCCGAATACCGTAGCAAGTTGGGCATTGAATGATGAAGCGCAGCCTGTCGATCCGCCTGTTCTTTCATTTTGCCATCGTAATTACGTTGTCCCTGTCTGCTATCGGCTTGTTTACCTACACCTATGCCTCAACTGAGATGAACGACCAGTTGGCGGGCAACATCGCCCAAACGATGCGTAATACGGCGTACCAAACCGACCTGTATTTGCAAAATTATGATCGCTCAACGTACTCTATCCTCTCTAATGGAAGTGTGAAGCATTTCCTCGATATGAATTGGGAGGATAGTTATGCCTATTACGAGTACAGCCGTCAGATTAAAAGGAACGTGTTCCCGCCTGTATTTATGTTATATCCACAGATCAAGTTCCTGTATGTTATCGGGGAGAACGGGCGGGTTGTCATCGATGACAACCAGAATTCAGCGGGCATACCCGATATCGATGCTGCCCAGCAGTATAAGGAGCTGCTCGCTGCAACCCCTGCGAATGGCGAATCGACGTTGCTCACCCGCAGTATTCGCAGTGGACAGAGTTCGAATGTCATTACGATTGCACGCCGGATCAGGGGGATGTCCTCCTACACACCAAACGGAGTGCTGGCGATGGAAGTGAATGTGCTGGAGCTTGACAACATCTGGGGAGAACTCGATCTCGGTCAAGGGGGATATCAGTATGTGATGGATCAGAACGGAAATGTCATCTACCTTCCTGCGGTCGAGGAGGCGCAAACCGTGATGTCATCCAGCACCGTGGACAGACTTATGCACATGGAGGCAGGGTCACTGGAACAGAACACGGATGGCACCAAACGGCTCTTTATATCGGAACTGTCTGCCTATTCGGGCTGGCGCTTTGTCGCTTCCGTGCCGCTGTCGGAGCTTCAAAGGCCGATTGCAACGATTCGCTCAGCTACATTATGGGTTGGTGCAGGAACCTTGCTCGCTGCGCTTGTTGTGGCGTATCGGATCGGAGCATCTCAAGTGGAACCCATTCGGGTGCTGATGAACGGAATGAGACAGACGGAGAAGGGAATCTGGAACAAGGTGGAGATGAAGGAAAGGCGTGATGAGATCGGCGTGCTGATCCGCAGCTATAATCTGATGGTCAGCCGTCTGTCGGACATGATTGAGAGTGTATACGAGTCGGAGCTGCGTCGCCAGAAGTCGGAAATTGAGCTACAGCAGGAGGCGTTGGAACGACACCGTGCGGAATTTCAGGCGCTCCAGTTGCAGATCAATCCGCATTTTCTCTACAACACGCTGGAGACGATCAAATGTTATGCCGTTGTACAGGACTCCGAAGAAATTGCACAGATGGTGGAATCGATGGCCCATATGCTCCGTTATTCCATTCAGACCAATCTGGAGGAAATTACGGTGGCCAATGAGTTGAAGCATGTGCTCGCCTACCTTTCTATCATGAAACATCGCATGGATCGGGAGCTTGAAGTGGAGGTCATCATTGCACCGGATCTGTTGCTAGAAAAAATGGTTCGTCTCACCCTCCAGCCCCTGGTGGAGAATGTGCTGCAACATGCGTTTCCACAGGGCATGGAACCGGGTCATTATATCCGCATCGATGCTCGGCGCCTGGAAGATCGCTTCCTTGTGATCGTGCAGGATAACGGCATGGGCATGAACGATGAACGCCTGAAGAAGCTGCGTGACCGTCTGGAATTAAATCGTCTGGCAGGGGAAGATTCCGATGATGTCTACCATCGTGGAGGCATTGGTCTTATGAATGTCCATCGACGGATTCAACTGGTATTTGGAGAAACGTATGGCTTGATGATTGAGAGTGAGCGAGGCTTGGGAACGACCATTACGATGGCGCTTCCGGCCGATCAGCACAGCAAGCGGATTTAATGTAATTGAAACCAATAACAGGGAGGAAGATCAAACATGAATATTAACTTGCAGAACAAAATTGCGTTGGTAACAGGTTCCAGTGGAGGGATTGGCGCTGCTATTGCCGGGTCATTGGCTCGCTGTGGGGCAAAGGTGGCTGTGAATGGTCTGCATAATATGGAGCGGGCGGAGGAGGTCGTGGCAGCGATTCGGAATGCTGGCGGTGAAGCGGCGGCATTTCAGGCCGATGTGACCGATATGGATGCCATAGAATCGATGGTTGGGGATATCACGCTTCGTTTCGGCGGTCCAATTGACCTGTTGATCAATAATGCGGGGCATCTGGTGGAGCGGAGCCCTATTGAAACGATGAGCGAGGAGCTTTACAGCCGGATTATGGATGTCAATCTGAAGAGCGCCGTATTTGTCTCCAAAGCGGTCATTCCTGGCATGAAGGCGGCTGGAGGCGGACGAATTATCAATCTAACCTCGGTAGCGGCTCATAACGGGGGTGGGCCGGGTGCAGCTATTTACGCAGCCTCCAAGGCGGCTGTCATTGCGTTAACCAAAGGGCTTGCCAAAGAACTGGCTCCTGGGGGGATTACGGTTAATGCCCTTTCACCGGGCTTCATTGGACAGACGGCATTCCATGCTACGTTCACCTCTGCAGAAGGCCGGTCTTCTGCAGTAGGCAGTATCCCGCTTGGACGGGAAGGGACTCCCGATGATGTTGCAGGAGCGGCGCTGTACCTGTGTTCTGACCTGGGGGCTTTTATCACCGGAGAGACGATAGAAATCAATGGCGGAATGTACATGCGTTGAGGCTACAACATTGCGATAAGGAGGAAACGATACGATGGAAGTGAAACGGAAGCTTGCAGAAAGACCGTTGTACCAACCTATTAGCGGGCCGTTCCATGTGGACTATGCACCTGATGAACATACCATTCTGGCAGAGAATCCGCCAAGGTTTACCTGGATGGCGGCACAGCAGGAGGATGAGAATGCCTATCTGCTGCAAGTATCGGCGAGCCCTTCTTTTCAGAAAGAAGAGACGATGACCTTTACGCCGCTCCCGTATAATTTTTTCACACCTGACCGGGTGTTTGAACCTGGAGAGTATTATTGGCGATATGCGCTGCTTGTGGATCATCCAGTGCAGCAAGGAAGCGAAGCCGAAACGGATGCCGTGCAGGAGAAACAGCAGGAAATGTCATCATGGAGTGAGGTACGGCGGTTTACGGTTCCAGCGGGACTACCGGAGACACCTCTACCCTCCCGGGCACAGCGATACGTTTGCACAGACACATCTCACCCACGGCTGTGGCTTGGTGAGCGTGGACTGA of Paenibacillus sp. FSL R5-0517 contains these proteins:
- a CDS encoding tautomerase family protein, which gives rise to MPEITIRLYEGRTDEQKQEIVEVFTRELSRIIDREPNYISVEFNEIPWDENVPDNLRAMQTQKQGGEKT
- a CDS encoding ABC transporter permease subunit; amino-acid sequence: MGTRLGDTGRYLWRYRILYLLSVPGILYFFLFKYVPLFGSIIAFQNYNIFKGITGSDWVGLEHFQKMFSHYDFLRILNNTLLLGLYDLVIAFPVPILLAILLNEVRMIVFKRLLQTIVYMPHFLSWVVISGIFMGIFSMDAGVVNKALGFLGMQPIYFLGEDSYIRSILIGSGIWRDSGYGTIIFLAAIAGINPDLYEAAEVDGAGRLKQIWSITLPSLLPTIMILLLLHIGKFLDLGFERVFVFLNPLNLESGEILDTYIYKAGLLSQQYSYTTAIGLFKSVVGLMLVLLGNFFSKKTTGESLY
- a CDS encoding carbohydrate ABC transporter permease; amino-acid sequence: MRTPSVRYRIFRIGNLVFLTLLSLTMILPFINVLAQSLSSSEAIMGGKVSFWPVDFTWINYEYVFGDAAFWRAFAVSVGVTLFGTLVNLAATASLAYPVSRPEYKGRSLVVMFVLVTVVFSAPLIPNFILMKELHLVNNPLVLIVPGAINAFNFFVMRSFFAQLPGELIDAARIDGCGEFGIIWRIVIPLSKPAMASLGIFYAVGHWNAYSTALYYLNDPAWWPIQVTLKKLFESDDISVDPGSAVYSTLAHTSPEGIKMATIIIATLPIIIIYPFLQKHFVKGIMVGSVKS
- a CDS encoding response regulator; the protein is MFRILITDDEPMIRMGLAKMIKQAGLFDCEIRQAAHGEEALQMMGDFRPHILFTDIRMPTMDGIELCRRLSEQGSTIRIIVVSGYSDFEYARACMDYGVKRYLLKPVGRQELHELLLKLLASEEDKPTVSLVPVRELNDWAMRLEEAIWELRQSDVTELLAAWSDRYPAYALMPEQTAELFQELLELIVARMNARGNGTMSTSSQINESASSKECFKALGNEIQMLMKTIKEKRSGKRKHPVEEAKAYLEQHLRREVSLDEIAAKLGLNPSYFSQLFKQTTGQTFIQYRIRSKMELAKRMLEQPGNRITDISYEVGYADHPHFTKTFKKITGLTPSEYRSKLGIE
- a CDS encoding sensor histidine kinase; its protein translation is MMKRSLSIRLFFHFAIVITLSLSAIGLFTYTYASTEMNDQLAGNIAQTMRNTAYQTDLYLQNYDRSTYSILSNGSVKHFLDMNWEDSYAYYEYSRQIKRNVFPPVFMLYPQIKFLYVIGENGRVVIDDNQNSAGIPDIDAAQQYKELLAATPANGESTLLTRSIRSGQSSNVITIARRIRGMSSYTPNGVLAMEVNVLELDNIWGELDLGQGGYQYVMDQNGNVIYLPAVEEAQTVMSSSTVDRLMHMEAGSLEQNTDGTKRLFISELSAYSGWRFVASVPLSELQRPIATIRSATLWVGAGTLLAALVVAYRIGASQVEPIRVLMNGMRQTEKGIWNKVEMKERRDEIGVLIRSYNLMVSRLSDMIESVYESELRRQKSEIELQQEALERHRAEFQALQLQINPHFLYNTLETIKCYAVVQDSEEIAQMVESMAHMLRYSIQTNLEEITVANELKHVLAYLSIMKHRMDRELEVEVIIAPDLLLEKMVRLTLQPLVENVLQHAFPQGMEPGHYIRIDARRLEDRFLVIVQDNGMGMNDERLKKLRDRLELNRLAGEDSDDVYHRGGIGLMNVHRRIQLVFGETYGLMIESERGLGTTITMALPADQHSKRI
- a CDS encoding 3-oxoacyl-ACP reductase family protein; translation: MNINLQNKIALVTGSSGGIGAAIAGSLARCGAKVAVNGLHNMERAEEVVAAIRNAGGEAAAFQADVTDMDAIESMVGDITLRFGGPIDLLINNAGHLVERSPIETMSEELYSRIMDVNLKSAVFVSKAVIPGMKAAGGGRIINLTSVAAHNGGGPGAAIYAASKAAVIALTKGLAKELAPGGITVNALSPGFIGQTAFHATFTSAEGRSSAVGSIPLGREGTPDDVAGAALYLCSDLGAFITGETIEINGGMYMR